The following is a genomic window from Prevotella nigrescens.
TGTACCATAGCGATGAAGTCCTTACCGTTTGCAACAAAGTCGGTTTCACACTTCACAGCAATCATCGCAGCAAAGCCATCAACAGCCTTTACAAGCACGCAACCATTTGAAGTTTCACGGTCTGAACGCTTTGCAGCAATAGCCAATCCACGTTCGCGAAGTATTTCTTTTGCTTTATCGAAATTGCCTTCAGCCTCGTTGAGTGCATTCTTCACGTCAGCAAGACCTGCGCCAGTCATGGCACGCAGCTTCTTTATATCTTCAATTGATACAGCCATTTTTTCTTTTTCCTTTCAATTTATGGTTAAAAATATAGGCGTTGAGGAGCGTTAATGGACTAATATCAAGTCCACAAGCGTTCACCAACGCCCATCTTATATAATCTAATAATTATTCTGCAGCAGGAGCTTCTTCCTCTTTAGCTGGTGCTTGTTCGGTAGTAGCCTTGCGTGCAGCACGCTTTGGTTTTGCTTCGGCTGCCTCTTCAGCTTGTTCAGCAGCAGCCTTTTCATCGGCTTTCTCTATCTTGCGCTCTTCAAGACCTTCTGCAATAGCAGCACAGCAAGCACCAAGAATAACCTCTACAGAGTCCTTTGCATCGTCGTTAGCAGGAATAACATAATCAATATTCTTCGGATCAGAGTTTGTATCAACGATACCAAACACTGGGATACCCAGACGATTAGCTTCCTTAACGGCGATGTGCTCTTTCATAACATCTACTACAAAGAGCGCTGAAGGCAGACGAGTAAGGTCTGAGATAGAGCCCAAGTTCTTCTCTAACTTTGCGCGTTGGCGTGAAATCTGGAGAATTTCGCGCTTAGAAAGGTTAGAGAATGTACCATCATTCATCAATCTATCGATGTTCGCCATTTTCTTAATTGCCTTACGAATGGTAGGGAAGTTGGTAAGCATACCACCTGCCCAACGCTCGTTTACGTATGGCATATTAACCGATGCTGCTTTTTCTGCAACAACGTCCTTAGACTGTTTTTTAGTAGCAACGAACAAAATCTTCTTTCCGCTCTTGGCGATGCCTTTGAGAACCTCGGCAGCTTCGTCAATTTTAGCTACGGTTTTGTGAAGGTCGATGATGTGGATACCATTGCGTTCCATATAGATATATGGCTTCATAGCTGGGTTCCACTTACGATGGAGGTGTCCGAAGTGACAACCTGCCTGCAATAATTGGTCAAAATTTGTTCTTGACATGTCTCTTTTCTTTTTGTTTTTGTTTACTTTCCTTTTAATTCTTTCTTAACGAATGAGCTTCGTCCGGCTCGTTAGAATCAACCAATGAGTAGTTCCCGATTTTGAAATCTCACTGATTTAGAT
Proteins encoded in this region:
- the rpsB gene encoding 30S ribosomal protein S2; the protein is MSRTNFDQLLQAGCHFGHLHRKWNPAMKPYIYMERNGIHIIDLHKTVAKIDEAAEVLKGIAKSGKKILFVATKKQSKDVVAEKAASVNMPYVNERWAGGMLTNFPTIRKAIKKMANIDRLMNDGTFSNLSKREILQISRQRAKLEKNLGSISDLTRLPSALFVVDVMKEHIAVKEANRLGIPVFGIVDTNSDPKNIDYVIPANDDAKDSVEVILGACCAAIAEGLEERKIEKADEKAAAEQAEEAAEAKPKRAARKATTEQAPAKEEEAPAAE